A genomic stretch from Bacillus sp. N1-1 includes:
- the rplI gene encoding 50S ribosomal protein L9, translating into MKVIFLEDVKGKGKKGEVKNVADGYARNHLLKNNLALEANNANMKTLKAKQRSDDKKAQEELDEAKALKEKIESLEVELETKSGEGGRLFGSITSKNIAEELKKHNIKVDKRKIELDEPIRSLGYTNVPLKLHHDVTATVKVHVVEQ; encoded by the coding sequence AGATGTAAAAGGTAAAGGTAAAAAAGGTGAAGTTAAAAACGTAGCAGATGGATATGCTCGTAACCATCTGCTTAAGAATAATCTTGCTCTAGAAGCGAATAATGCAAATATGAAAACCCTAAAGGCGAAACAGCGTAGCGACGATAAGAAAGCGCAAGAAGAGCTTGATGAAGCGAAAGCGTTGAAGGAAAAGATCGAAAGCCTTGAGGTTGAATTAGAAACGAAATCTGGTGAAGGTGGCCGTTTGTTCGGTTCCATTACAAGTAAAAATATTGCTGAAGAACTGAAAAAGCACAACATTAAAGTTGATAAGCGCAAAATTGAACTAGATGAACCAATCCGTTCCCTGGGTTACACAAATGTACCCCTTAAATTGCACCATGATGTAACAGCAACTGTTAAAGTACATGTGGTAGAGCAATAG